Proteins encoded together in one Methanotorris formicicus Mc-S-70 window:
- a CDS encoding radical SAM protein produces the protein MKYPILKVTNRCNLNCLYCYAFNKNNKDMDFETAKNAVDYILKIDDKLKIQFTGGEPLLNFDLIERIIDYCNENYSDKYISYAIQTNGTLLNEKIVKKINKLGIKIGISIDGLEVNNTLRPYKNKKPSTIDTLRGIYLLKEYNVPFGVTIVVTNKNLPCIKEFVEYLIALGIRSISFNLLKPKKKEHLKLMPNEDEFNKILDELRDYPIYIKNIRREEKLNKKYCFLNNGDLLFVNEFGNIYPCPTLEGYFYMGNINKIDKENLKLFKVDCNDCFARKFLIKNVGR, from the coding sequence ATGAAATACCCAATCCTAAAAGTAACAAATAGATGCAATTTAAATTGCCTTTATTGTTATGCATTTAATAAAAATAATAAGGATATGGACTTTGAAACTGCAAAGAATGCAGTTGATTATATTTTGAAAATAGATGACAAATTAAAAATCCAATTTACTGGTGGAGAGCCACTTTTGAATTTTGATTTGATTGAAAGAATAATAGACTATTGCAATGAAAATTATTCCGATAAATATATTTCCTATGCAATACAAACAAATGGAACTCTGCTAAATGAAAAAATTGTCAAAAAGATTAATAAGTTAGGAATAAAAATCGGAATCAGCATAGATGGTTTGGAGGTAAATAATACATTAAGACCCTACAAAAACAAAAAACCTTCAACAATAGACACGTTGAGGGGCATCTATCTTTTAAAAGAATATAATGTTCCTTTTGGTGTGACAATAGTTGTAACAAACAAAAACCTACCCTGCATCAAAGAATTTGTTGAATATTTAATTGCCTTGGGGATTAGAAGCATAAGTTTTAATTTATTAAAGCCAAAGAAAAAAGAACACTTAAAATTAATGCCAAATGAAGATGAATTTAATAAAATTCTGGATGAGTTAAGGGATTATCCAATATATATTAAGAACATACGAAGGGAAGAAAAACTAAATAAAAAATATTGCTTTTTAAATAATGGGGACTTGCTCTTTGTCAATGAATTTGGAAATATCTATCCATGCCCAACATTGGAAGGGTATTTTTATATGGGTAATATAAATAAAATCGATAAAGAAAACCTAAAATTATTTAAAGTTGATTGTAATGATTGTTTTGCAAGGAAATTTTTGATTAAAAATGTTGGGAGATAA
- the modA gene encoding molybdate ABC transporter substrate-binding protein, giving the protein MGNPEHVPAGKYAMKVLENLKKSNPELADKIMKNIVSKEANVRAVLDKVVSKEVDAGFVYRTDAYVEKDKVRVIKIPEEINVVPEYPIEVLKDSDDKEAGQEFVKFVLSKEGQEILAKYGFISPIENPQPYESKKIGGEIVVYAAASLTDAFKEIGKEFEKKTGCKVKLLFASSGSLRQRIEGGAVGGESGADVFASASLKHMNILKKEGFVDNYSIFAKNELVVITAK; this is encoded by the coding sequence ATAGGAAACCCAGAACACGTTCCAGCAGGAAAATATGCTATGAAAGTTTTAGAGAACTTAAAAAAATCAAATCCAGAACTTGCAGATAAAATAATGAAGAATATTGTTTCAAAGGAAGCAAATGTTAGGGCTGTTTTGGATAAAGTTGTTTCAAAAGAAGTAGATGCTGGATTTGTTTATAGAACCGATGCATATGTGGAGAAAGATAAAGTAAGAGTCATCAAAATTCCAGAAGAGATTAATGTAGTTCCCGAATATCCTATTGAAGTGTTAAAGGATAGTGATGATAAAGAGGCAGGACAAGAATTTGTGAAATTTGTTCTTTCAAAAGAAGGACAAGAAATATTGGCAAAATATGGATTTATAAGCCCAATAGAGAACCCACAACCTTATGAATCAAAGAAAATTGGTGGAGAGATTGTTGTTTATGCTGCCGCATCACTAACAGATGCATTTAAAGAAATAGGTAAAGAATTTGAGAAAAAAACCGGATGTAAGGTAAAATTGTTGTTTGCAAGTTCAGGTTCTTTAAGGCAGAGAATTGAAGGTGGAGCAGTAGGTGGGGAAAGTGGAGCAGATGTCTTTGCCTCAGCAAGTTTAAAACACATGAACATCCTTAAAAAAGAAGGATTTGTAGACAATTACAGCATATTTGCAAAGAATGAGTTGGTTGTCATAACTGCAAAATAA
- a CDS encoding ABC transporter permease: protein MQSLTFRFLIGFSITVFILLIIMPLLALLLNIFSNPLENFIDYESILNPLILSVTTSLVSTIISLCVGIPLAYILTYKRFPLKDAFDTIVNLPLVVPPTVAGYLLLITFGRYGLIGYPLHLFGITIMFTTFAIVIAQTFVALPFMVRSIRASLQDIPSSLVDAAKTLGASEYEIFKEIILPLSKTGIMSGIILTYARAIGEFGATVMVCGLLETLPIAIFNNAMSGNREVANILSLLLIVISFGILTLFKRIAIRG from the coding sequence ATGCAATCATTAACATTTAGATTTTTGATTGGGTTTAGCATAACTGTATTTATTTTATTAATTATTATGCCACTTTTGGCTTTATTACTTAATATATTTTCAAATCCTTTAGAAAATTTCATCGACTATGAATCCATATTGAATCCTCTAATTTTAAGCGTTACAACCTCTCTTGTATCAACAATAATTTCGCTATGTGTTGGGATTCCTTTAGCATATATCCTCACCTACAAAAGGTTCCCACTAAAGGATGCATTTGATACCATTGTTAATTTACCGCTTGTAGTACCTCCAACTGTTGCTGGGTATTTACTTTTAATAACCTTTGGAAGGTATGGGCTGATTGGATATCCGTTGCATTTATTTGGTATTACAATAATGTTTACAACCTTTGCAATTGTTATAGCCCAGACATTTGTTGCCCTCCCATTTATGGTGAGGAGTATCAGAGCATCTCTTCAAGATATACCATCATCATTAGTTGATGCCGCAAAAACACTTGGAGCAAGCGAATACGAGATATTTAAGGAGATAATTTTACCTTTATCAAAAACTGGAATTATGTCAGGAATAATATTAACTTATGCAAGGGCTATAGGGGAATTTGGGGCTACGGTAATGGTCTGTGGACTTTTAGAAACACTGCCAATTGCAATATTCAACAATGCGATGAGTGGAAATAGAGAAGTTGCAAACATCCTATCTTTACTTTTAATTGTCATATCATTTGGGATCCTGACTTTATTCAAAAGAATTGCTATAAGAGGATGA